TAAACAGGGGTGTGTGTTGGGTCTGAACAGTAAAGCGCCATGTTGGGCTGGGGAAGGTGATGCACAGATCAGACAACACAGGGCCTAAACTTAGAGGATGCTTGATAAATGCAAGATTTTTTGGGTACTTATCAATGCAATATTTACCCAGTTTCTGCAACTTAACTTTCCTTGCATCTAATCCATCCATCACATCCCTaccagaaaaatcttaaaatcaccACTTGGCACTGACACCTCGCAGTTCAAACTCTTTCACTGGCTGTCCATTATTTATAATCATTGCCTCTCAAGCTTGGATAAAAGTAGCCCCAAGGCCATTCTGCTGAGGCAGAAAGACCCAAGATAAACCTGGGGCAGCCCCTGCAGCACAAATTTTACCGGAAAATGTTTGGGGACAAGCATAACTCTTACATCAGAATAAACATGGGGAATATTTAGAGTACGATGATATTTCCATGGAGTTTAAGCATAAAACACTGTCCTTCAAGTGGAAGTTGGAGCTTGGCCTCTATGCACACGATACCACAAgaataagtttattttctctggCATTAGGGCACCACCCTGGTAGAGTGTGGGGTGGGAGTGCACAGTTAAACTCCAGCTCCCTAACCTGGGCAGTTAGAACTGCTGGCGCACTCAGAGCCATCTCGCCAACTGGTTCCTGATCTGCAAAGTTCAGATCACTTTGCTCTTTACTTCTTACTGCTTCTGTTTTCAGTCGAGGCATTCTGAACTTTTGGACAATGAATCCAGCTCTGTCACTTCTGGCAAGTTTAcccctttgtgcctcagttttctcagctggaTAACAGTAGGGTTGTGGGGAGGATTTCGTGAATTAACAAGGCAAGTATTTACATTTCAGTGCCTGGCTAGCTGTGTGCTTTCTGTACTGTACGTGTTAGGCATCCTACTATTATTTCCTTCTATTGGTACGTGAAGGCTGCCTCTTCTGCTGCCTAACCATTCCAGTCTTAACCCACTCATCGTGGCCCAGCCCAAGCCCACCTGgtcctttgcacgtgctgttagGGGAagctccccacccccgctccttacagtcaattttagaaccaGCTCAGGTGTAAAGGATAAGGTGAAAGCCTGAGCATCTGTTCTTCAGTTTATTTGTTCGGCTTCACGGAAACCGCCAGCGTATTGAGATAAGAAAAACGCAGAATAGTGACATATTGGCCAGTCTCGAATCCGCGTAAGGGGCAAAACTTTAATGAAGGAAAAGTGCGTTTTGTGTGTGCCTCCGCGCCCCACGTGCCCTCACTCCCCCACAGAGCGCGTCGCCTCTCGGTAACACTCGCCGGTGCTCCGTCCCTCCGGCGAGCGCGGCTTCGGGAGGACTAGACTGCCAAGGCACGATTCCCCGCTCCCCGCCCCGGACCCGCTCTCTCTCCTTAAATCCAGCAACCCCAAGTGTAATCTCGGCTCGCCCGTGCAgcgtgcccctcccccttcccgtaGCCCCCAGCTGCTAGGGAAGCCGGGCCAGACGCTACCCCAGGATTTCGACCCCTGCCCTGGCCGCCAGGTGCGCCGGAAGCAACTTCCACCTGGATGCCCTCGGCCTCCCGTGCCGGCCGGTCCCCGGGAGGGGCGGAGCTCGGCCCGCCCCGCCTCGCCGTAAACTGACCTTGTGGCAGCCGGGCGGGGGCCGGGacggggagagaaggggaggagtaAGGAGAGGAGGAAAGTGGAGCCCCGCGGGccggagggaggaagaaaagggaaggggcGGAGGCGACGGGCACAGTGTACCGGCGCGCGGGGGAGCCTCAGCCCGCGGTGCGTCCCGGAGCCGGAGTCCTCCCTGCACAGAGCCGCCCGCCGGGACCGTCCCGAGCGGCGACACCCCGGGCGTCCGGGCCGGGGAGCCGGCGCAGCGGCGGCCCCGGGACTCGGCGGCAAGCGCTGCGGGAGGGATGGTGGCGGCGGGGCGCGGGCCAGCGCAGCCGCCCCCGCCTCCCGCCAGGCCGCGGCCcccggccccccgcccccgcgccccGGCCGCACGCCGCAGCTGAGCCGGGCGCCCCACCATGCCGCGGGCCCCCGCGCCCCTGTACGCCTGCCTCCTCGGGCTCTGCGCGCTCGTGCCCCGGCTCCCAGGTAAGCCGTGCCGCTGGCGGTGCCGAGAAACTTTGTGGCGCACGGAGCCGCCCTTGGCGTCTCGGAGGGGCAGGGCCCCGGGCCGTTGTCTGAAGGTGGGAGGCATCCTCGGGGCACTACCAGGTGGCGAGCCGCTGGGGACGGCCCGGTGGGGGGCTTCCGTACTGCGGGCGCCACCCCGCGCGCGGCCCGCGGCAGCCCCGCAGGGCTGTCGTCAGCCTCCGGTCCCCTCCCGGGCGAGGAGGAGCCTTCCTGTGTAAACAGCCCTGCCCGTCTGCTGACCCAGCCTGCGAGCGCCCGCGCCCATTGCGCGGGGAGGGCCGCCGCCAGCCCCGCGTCGGGATCGGGGCTCTGCACTCCCGGCACAAAGCGGCCCTTGTGGCCGGCCGGGGGCGGCCTGGCTGCTGGGAGGCGCCGAGTGATGCCGCCGGTACCCTGGTCCCGGGGAGACGAAGGGCAGCTGGAGGCGCGTGACCCGGCGTCTTCGCTGGAGTCAAAGCGTGGGGGCCAGGGCTACTCCCGAGGGGGCCAGTCTCCTGGAAGCGCGGGTGTTCAGGCCCTCGTAGCGAATCCTAGAGTTTCACCGTGCCTAGGCCAGTCGCCTTCCTTTAAAGATGTAACCCCCTCTTTGCTCCCCCAAACCCTCGCATACCCGAGGGGAGACCCGCGTCCCAAACCACAGCCCCACCTGGGAACCAAGCTCCAGCTGGGAACCAAGCCCCAGCTGGAACATCCCGATCTGATTCCTTCTGCCTGGCTTTATCCCGGAGTTTACAAACACCCCGTGCAGCACACTCCCTTAATTCTGGAGGATTGATTCTGGCACGGAGGGCAGGGGGTGTGCAGTTGCACTCGCGCGATACTGCCCGGGGCCGGCGGCTGCGTGAGGAGTCCTCCGTTACCTGCTTTAAGTTTTCGGAGTTGGGAGGGGGCTGGATGTGGCAGTTGGGAGGCCGCAGCGGAGGGATGCTCTGTTGGGCGCTGGGGCCGCCAGGCAGATGAGCTACCGCCATCCCTTCCCCCCCTAAAAGCAGGAAGCTCCAAACTTTCTCCTTTCCCGTAGGAGATAATTGTGTTGGGGTGCTCAATTCAGTTTCAAGCCCGAGATTCTTGATTGCTCTCGTGAAGCAAATGTCTGGCTgcgagggagggaaggactgTCCCCTGCCGTGTCTCATTTACATGAAGGCAGTGGAGGTTTCTgtctgagagagaggagaggtCTGGGCAAACAAAAACTTTCTTCAGGGCCTAATTCAAACTTATTACTGTAGCAGGTTTCTTTTTTCACTCCAGAGCTTGGGGTAGATCACCGGTTTCCAAACACCCATCTGGCAACCAGTGCCCATTGCTGATGTTTTCCTGGGTCCCCAGGGAAAGGCAAAGAGAAGGATGTATATCCTGTGTCACACACAGGAGTATATCATTGCCAACAGCCCCCTGCTTCCCAAGGACTGTCCTTTAATTTGaaattatgtcttttttatttttggtgggaaaacttcttttaataatttgtaaTGATAATAGAGAGTAGGTTTTCAttttgagcaaaagaaaaaatctggTAATCCTATATACATTTTaccttctctttttgttttctttttaaatcataatGACCCTAATGATCTGTGAAATCCAAAAGTTTGGGAACTGCTGAAGGAGATGACTTCTTAGTTTCCTTACAGTTTGACATTCTGATTTTAGTAAAACCTTAAATACTTCCAGTTGCAAATAATTCTTTCAATACATTATTTTCCATTTGCGTTGTGATTTCTGTGTTTCAAAGTTTGTATACATCTTTCATCTGTGTGTTTAATCCAGCAGGAAACACACTTCTAATTTAAGGGGGCTCACTTCAAACAAGTCCCTGGCAGGCTGACAACCCCCATCCCAGGGTTATCTGCTCTCCTTATTATCCCCTTGCCGAGGGCCTCCAGACAGGACCCGAAGATATGGTCTTCCCGCATAACCAGGGAAGGGTTTCTCTGGGGTGAGGCCCTTGATCTCTACTAAGAAGGAGGGAGGAGTGTGGCATTGATCGGGCTGCGGAACTGGAGTCATGTTTGCTATCATtgtttattaaaaggaaaaaaatcaactgttCTTCTGGTGACTGTCCTGCACGTTAGAATGCTCGAAATCCTAGGAGAGCCCTTTATCCTATTTACTGCGCTCCTGTTGGCAGCACTCCCTCCCCCCATGATTCCGAGGTCTATGCTGGGGCTGTTGGAATTTGGCCTTGGGTTTGCAGCCCTCCTCAGGTAACCAGGCAAAGGTTCAGAAATGCAAACAGGGGGTTTGGTGTGTCGGCTGCTGTTTACCCTAGGTATTTACACTTTAGCGCCATCATCCTTGAATTAGGGGGACTTTCAATAAAGGGGATTGAGGCAGAAGAGGGCAGGGCCTAATTAGCTCTAATTAGTATTCCTCTCCTGCTTGTTCTCCATGCTTATTTAGCTACTGAGGCAACGGAGAATTAAAATCTCTAAGTAGTTGGCAGAAGGCCCTTTGTGCCTGCCTACCCTGGTAACTACTTTTTCTCCTCCAGCCAGCTCATGGAAACATTCTGAGAAGTTTTAACATCGTGTGGGACGATTACGCAGTACTTAAATGATGGTGCCCCTTTCATGTGGCGGTGTGCAGCTGTGTTAATGGGGTGGGGTCGCTTCACAGGTATTTTCAGTTGGCCGGGGCGGAGGGCTGTGGtgtgttctctttctttctaGTTGGAATGGGATTAATGGCCTTTATAAATGTAAAGGAACACTTTATTTATAGGTGCCCATTTGTTTGTGAGGCTGCTGCTTCTGTTGAATGCAGGGTTTGATTCCTGGGCCACATGGTGAAAAGTTTGCTCCCAGACAGGCCTTGACACCTGCCCTGTGGCGGACGCTTGAGGCAGGGCTGTAGagtgcccctccccacctccaggctagttcccttccccccgcccccccccccccgagtttTTCAAAGATTGTTGCTTGTCTCTTGGAGAGTTATTCTCAACTGTCGCTCAGAGTGATCCTGTTAAAACTCAAGTTAGATCGTGTCGCTCTGCTTCAAACCCTCTAGTGGCTTCCGGAAGTCCTGCCAGTGTCCTGCCAGGCTCTCCATGAACGCCCCCTGCCCCCCTTGCCTCTCGCCACTTCCCCTCATGCACTTCAGTCCAGCACCGAGGGCCTCGTTGTCTTTGAGCTCAGCTGCaggccttccctctgcctggaatgctctccctGCAGATCTCTGCACGGTGGGCTGCCTCCCCCCCTGCCTCCCCCCTCGCCAGCCTTTTCTCAGTGTCTCCAGCTCAGCCAGAGCTGCAGCCTCCTGCCCCACATTCTTCCTGTCTCCTTGCCttctttgagttttctccctggcAGTTACCACCATCTAATGTACTTCCGTACCTGGCTTATTGTCCATCTTCTCTTCTGAGCATTATGCCCCTCACCAGGACGtaagctccgtgagggcagggaGTTTTGTCCCTTCTCTTTGACACTGTATACtctgtgcctagaacagtgcctgactcaTACTTGTTGAAAGAATGGATGAACTCGAGTCTtggtactgtgtgtgtgtgttggaggcgGAGTGTCCCATCCTCACCTCCTTGCCTCCTTCTACAACTAGCTTTGAGGTCAGGGACTATGCATGTAACTTATTAGGAGGAAACATTCATCGTGCGAGGGAGAGAACTCATTTGAGTGGGTCAAGATTTTTTGAGCTGGAATCTATGATAGAGGCCATTTAGTCCACCCCTGGAATTGTTTGCAGGAAGATGCTGAGGCCAggaaaggttaaatgacttgtaGCCAATAAGTGACAGAACAAGTACTTGGATCTTTCGTGCCAGGATATCCTTTCCTCAACCCATGACCCCAGCCCAAATGTCCCGTCCTCTGTGAAGCCTTGTCTGCGTCCCTCGGGTGGAGCAGAGTTGGCCTCTCCTTCCCTTGCTCTCATAGCATATTCTGTCTGTTAGAGAGACTGGGGGCTGCCTCATCTGCTATGTGGTGAATTGCCGGGTCTCACTTACCTTTAGGTCCCTGATACGGACACAATGATTGGTACTCAGTTGAGTCCTCCCCGCCCGGCCACTCCTACCATGGTTTCAAtgaccttaaaaacaaaaacctcaactTTCTAAACATGTAAAACAATTTtagttacagaaaaattgagaaggtagtatagagagttcccatatgcccCACTTCCAGTTTTGCCTGTTATTTACATCTTGCATTCATATGgcatatttgttacaattaatgaaccacaTCAATATGTTATTATAAACTAAaatccagggctccttagttgcggcatgtgggatctagctccctgaccagggatcgaatccacatcccctgcattggaaggcagattcttaaccactgtgccaccagaaaagtccccagttgtctttttaaaaataaatttttgaataggtaatatatTCACATACTTTTTTAAAGCATAACAAGTGTAGGGTGAGAGATCTCTCTTCCATTCTTGTTGCCTGTTAGTCTGGGACATTGCCCCGACCCCCTTGCCTGCTCAGACCATCCCTGTCAGTTTCTTATGGATCCATAGTGTTTTCTGTACATTTATTACAAATCTccctcccccagttttattgaaacgCAGCACTAAACACACTGTTCTGTACCTTGCCTTTTATGTTAACTTAGCGATAAGTATATCAGAGTGAGCTTCGTATCAGTATGCAGGGAATAGGGAGCatgcacattcttttttaaagccACATAGTATTCTAGTGTTTGaattggtgttttaaaaaaacaagtcatATCTGTAAAGCCGACGTTGTCGCGTGTTTTGCAGATGTCTGCTGTTCAGAAAGGCAGTAAAGATATAAACAATACAGATCCTTCCTAGGGCGTATTTACACTTCATGGTAACATCTTTAGACTGATGACTCTTTAATTGCTAGAATCAGCACTGGAAAGACTTTGTCACACGTGGGGATTGTGGTTCAGGGCATGGGGAGAGGCACTCCAGTGCCTTaccactccccccgcccccaccccctgcccccgaaCAAGAAtgatgaaatgtttttattttctgttgtctTGGAAAACAATGAGTAAAATGTAATTCGGGATTGTGTTTCTCTCACCTGGCTGGAGGAGGGTACAGGCAGGAGTGGTTGGATTAGGAGAAACATTTCATGCATCTTGAAGGAAGGATCGGCCGGACATGGCGGCTGCCTGGATATGATTGATGACAGGCAAGGATGAGTCAATGAGTTTTGGAAGGAGGGCGTGTTTTTAGATGATGGTTTGCAGTAAACCCCTGGCTTCAGAGACATTAAGGGCTGCAGGCAGTTGACGTTGAGCTGGAATGGTCACTGTGCAAACAGTAACCAAGAAAAGTTGTGGCCACTGTCTGGGCCGCTAGCACCTATTACCATGACCTAGACACAACACTCTGACATTTGTGAACTGCAGCTGTTTAACGTTTTTTTCATTGCTTCCTTCCTTTCAAAATGCTATTGGTGCCAAGTGACTCATCCAGCCAAATCCAAGCTTACTGAAATATTAATAGGTGGAAAGAGGAGAGATGCCAGAGGGAGTAAGGCTGGCACTGTGGCTCATATCAGCACACAGTCTATGCTTCTGGTTCCCTGAGTTCCTGGCTGCTACCTGGTCCCTGgcagactgtgagctcctgggGAGCAAGGCCTGGGTCATTCATCTCTGTATCTCTAGCATCCCCTAGTCCAGTGCTTGGCGTTTGGGACATGCTTAGAACAGGGTTTCCTGAATTTTAATGTGTCCCAACAGcagcctaattttatttttatatttaaaataaatttttaatttttatacaatttttaaaggttactttccatttacagttattacaaattaTAGCAGTGTGATTTTAGAGGAATCATTGTGAGTGCAGGGAAGCTACTTTACTGTTGCATGTGAATATGTAAGAGTAACAGAAACAACTAAGGGTGACAAATATTTTACAGTTGTTCAGTATGTTTTCATACCAGATGCCTGTCACATCCTTGGAGCGTCTTCAGGATTATGTCCAAGGTCTTTCAGGATGACAAAGCAGAAGACCAGAGCCCAGTCTGATATGGGTCAGAACGCTGTGAACCCGAGACCCCCGACCCAAGGTCCCAGAGCTCAGTGATGAGCCCCTGGTATTTAGAAAGTGGTGTTTGTGAATTTATGTTGATTAGGGCAGAGACATAAATGAGACATCCACTCTCAAATTCCTTTCTGACTGAGGGCCCGTTGGACTTCTCTTCTCCGGAGGACCCTGGAGCTCACTGGTCACATGGCCTGCGTCTGGGATGGTGCAGGGATCCCCAGGCAGGTACCCTATGTGGGCACTTGCCGGCCAGTGCCCCTTCTGACCTCTTACTTGTAGACTGGGCTCCTTCTTTCAAGTCACTCTTGTTTTCTCAtgttttcaactgtaaaatgaggtgaCTTGACGAGCTCATGCTAAAGCATTTCTAGCTCCAAGGTTCTGCAATTCcattatttttatagaaatgATTTTATACATCAAAGCAAATGACATGCCACAAGGGCCTGAGTGTGTACTTGATAAGGttgaggagagcaggagaaaagtcactttcattctagttttgatttttttcaccccCTCAGGTAGTGGTTTCTGACAggtaaggagattttttttttttttccagttatccACATCTATTTATTTAATGTCAATACTTCAAGCTAAGTATTCtggggaatatttttttttttaattgaagtatagttgatttacaacgttgtgtttatttctgctgtacagcaaagtgattcaggtaagGAGATTTGACCAAAACATGGAACTGGCATTTTGAAACTTTTCCTGCcatcattctcttttttaaaaggcttttttattttattatgttttaattctatttatttatttatttattatccctcccctccccccttatcCCTCGGTAactataagtttattttctacatctgtaactctatttctgttttgtagataagttcatttgtagcctttttttagattccatatataagcgatatcatatgatatttgtctttctctgtctgacttactttactcagtatgacaatctctaggaccatccatgttgctgccaatggcattatttaaaaggtgttttaaaaagttcctatctggggcttccctggtggtgcagtggttgagagtctgcctgccaatgcaggggacacgggtttgagccctggtctgggaggatccctcatgccgcagagcggctgggcccgtgagccacaaatactgagcctgtgcgtctggagcctgtggtccgcaacaagtgaagccgcggcccgtgcaccgcgatgaagagtggcccccgcttgccacaactagagaaagccctcacacagaaatgaggactcaacacagccataaataaataaataaaataaattaaaaaaaaaaaaagcttgccttcaattaaaaaaaaaaaaaagttcctatcTGAAAGTCTCCAAGTGAGtggattcattttaaaatgagaaaggagGTTGTCAAGGCAGGCAGGAGGCAGGCAAGCCCAACTTCCCCATGGGCTGGATTCTAAGACCTCCTTGGTGAGTGTTTGGGACCTGGAAAGGACTCTTCCTTCTGAAATGAGGTGTGCACGGTGGTTGGTCCCAGCTTGTTTCTCCTGGAAAGTGTGTTCTGAGTCCAGCACTGCACCCAGGAGGTCCTGCTGTAGGCCTGGCAGTGAGATTGTGGTCCCCCAGCTCCAGGGGTATGAGGCAGGGGTCCCAACAGGGCGATGGCTGGTGGGGAGGGTTCAGGTTGGGGTCTGGCTGGGGAAAACCATCATTCTCGCCCTCTGTGGGCTCCCAAGGCTGCCCTGCCTTTCTTCCTAGCACCTCGGGTTCCATCCCAGCTGCCATTCTTATCCCAAATGGTATTTGTTCCCTCTAGTGTGGGGTGACACAGTGCAGCTTCCTGCGTCACCCAATTTCTGTGGCTTTTCACTGCTAGTGACAAAGAAGAAGCAGAGAGTTAAAATTAGCAAATTAGGGAAATGTTACAGTTTTAAGATGTCTTACAACCAATATTATGTTGTTTTGTGGATGGAGCTAGGGAATAGTCTCCACCTCCCGGTGTTTTCTCCTCTACTCTCTCTTGTTAATCTCGttgactctttttttcccctttatggtCTGAGCCCTTCTTCCTAGGGCTGGTGGCCctgggtttttctttcttctatttatcTGCTGTGCCCCTAGGCAATAACCAGAAGAGACCAGTGGGTCTGTTAGTGCTGTGAGGACCAAATAAAGTTATTTCTATTCAGAGAAAAACCAACCAGTTCTGCTCTTGGTCAAAAGAAATCTGTCCGGGATgtttcagaaaggaagaaaaagaactggATGCTAAGTTTCACAAAGAATGTCTTTGCTGTTGGGGTGGGAGCTGGAGGGGGGATAGAGTGAggtagggaggtgggggaggagaggggacaaGGGCTGTAACCTCAGTACCACAGTTGAGCCTGCCTTGGGAGGCCCCTCCTCAGATGAATGGCACAGGGACAGGGGGTGGAGGAGGTACTGGCCTGGGCTTGAAATAAGTGACGTTTATAGCAataaggaagtttccttctaatcttagtttctgattttatttaaaaatcagggaTGGATTTTGAATTTGATCAAATGCCTTTTTATTACCTCCTGAGGTGATATGCTTTTTTCTTACTTGACTTACTAGTGGATATATTGAATTAATGGATTTCCCATATCCTAAGCTGACATTGTATTCCTGGGATGTATTCTTCTTTAAGGGCTGTGCTGGCTTCTTTTGGTACACTGTGGATTTGGTGCGACACTACCTGATTTAGGATTTTCTTATGCCTGAAGAAGATcgatcagttttgtttttttttttttttctttcctttttgtactatttttgtcattttggctGGACTAAGTGTAAAGGGGCCTGTTCCCCCTCAATGAGGCAGGACCTGCTGTGTTACGGGAGAAGGCGGTGGGAATCTAAGTGGGTGCAGCAGAAGGAATGGGAGTTGCTAACACAGGTGAGCACGTGGTGGGTGCTTCaaaaactgtcagtgtttagCTTTGGCCAGTGAGCCTTCACCTGCAGTTAGCACAGGGGCCTTGCACTCCTCAGCCTCACGGAGGTCccctgttaaaaaataaaggaagtgaCTCCTCCTCCCGCCCCATTCAAAAGCCTCATTGATAGAGATTAGGGCCAGAAACTAATTGGTGCGTCTTTATCTTTCTTTGAAGGTCTCAACATATGCACTAGTGGAAGTGCCACCTCGTGTGAAGAATGTCTGTTCATCCACCCAAAATGTGCCTGGTGCTCCAAAGAGGtatgtgggtgggggaggggaggagtgctgtgagggggtgagggaggggtgggggagggggaggggtggggagggcgtggGCTGCACCACAGCACACAAGTTGACTGTGCAGAAAGTGCGCAGATTCTGCGAGttgcctcttcctctttctccaagGCGATGACAAAAGAAAAGCTACATTTTTCTAAGTTGGGTCTCTAGGTAGTGTTGAATGTTTTAATCCTGTTTTAGGGAAGCAAGGTCTTCCTTCCCTTTTGTGGGGGAACCAGTTATGACTCTTGTATAGTTTTCTGCTATTTGGTAAAAGACCTGAGCTTGTGAAGTGAGTCTGTTGCATAACCATTTAAAACATGCCTGGGTGGGTGGCCTGTTGGTGGACGCCAGTCATTGTGGAGTGGCTTATCTGAGGATGAATAATATGAACTGGCCTCTGTGAAAtgattttatttgaaaacaatGGCTGCTGTTTCTTCAAGCCCTATAGGAAGGGATGTAAGTTTGGGGTGGTGATAAGCATATTGCTATCGTAAAGCAATACAAATATCAGTGCTTGGTGGGCTAATCAGGAAATATTCAATTTCTAACCCTCCTGTCTTGGGGGAAATTTCTGGGTCGCTTCTCTAAACAGTTGTTAGAACCATGGAGCACAAACCCTCTTTGCACTAGTGCACcactaaagttatttttaaaagaacccaAGATTCGCCATTTGGGCTGGCTCAGCCTCTGCAATTCAGTGTGCGTGCCTGTCAGGAGGACCAAGGATGGCTCCTAGGAGGCCAGACCTCTTCGCCATGATGCAGCTACAGAAGTCTAGGGATTCCTTTAGCCTATGATGGCTAAAAACAGTCGTGTGGGGACCCCCTACTAGATGCCACACACTTGATATATCGTATCTCTAATTCGCACGACAGCTCTGTCAGGTGGGTGGCAATACACCCGTTTTACTGATGAAAATCTCcgtctcagagaggtgaagtgactgttTCAAGGCCACACCATGTTCCAAAGCTAGggtttgagtctggcttcttggACTTCTGAGCCCAGGCTCTCTCTTCTAGGCTACACTGCCTCTTCCATGTGACTATTGTAGAATTTTTTCTAGTAGAGAGTAAGATTACTAAACAAGCTACTTTGAGAGAGGACCCTTCCCAACATATGAACCCCTCGTATTTGTGCTTAATTGTACTGTCTTTGTTTTCAACTTTCTTTAAAACCTTTCACTGGTTCCTTATGACCTGCATGACAAATCCAAGTTCtgtggcccctgcctgcctccccacCTTCATCCCTTGCTTGCCCCCAACACTTTAGCCCCAGGGAATGACTCAAAGGTCCCCAGAGAGCCCTGACTGATGAACAAACACCCTCATGGTTTTCCCTGTGCTGCTGCTTCTCCTGCAGGGCCTTCCTGgctttcccctcctttccctgaCCAACACCTTGTCTTCAGTTTTCAAGAGTTagttcaagggcttccctggtggcacagtggttaagaatctgcctgccaacgcaggggacacgggttcaagccctggtccaggaagatcccacatgccacggagcaaccaagcccgtgcaccacaactactgagcctgcgctctagagcccgtgagccacaactactgaacccgcgtgccacaactaccgaagcccacgcgtctagagcccgtgctccacaacaagagaagccaccacactgagaagcctgtgcacctcaacgaagagtagcccccgctcactgcaactagagaatgcctgtgtgcagcaatgaagacccaacacagccaaaaataaaaaaagaagaaaaagttagtTCAAGACTCATCTACTCCATGAAAACGTTCATGGTTTTCCGCCAGACACATCTGTCTGTCCACCcaaccatctatccatccatctgtccaaccatccatctgttcatccatccatccatccatctgtaattagaatgtaagctctctcCACCAGAATGTTACGGCAGgggttttatctgttttgttcgcTGCTGGATTCCCCACACCCTgactggtgcctggcacatagtagttgctcagtAAGAGATTGATGGAAGGATTTCACTGAGTGGCTGTTTATTACGTGTCTGCACATACAGGCCATGACCACCTC
Above is a window of Eschrichtius robustus isolate mEscRob2 chromosome 6, mEscRob2.pri, whole genome shotgun sequence DNA encoding:
- the LOC137765908 gene encoding basic proline-rich protein-like; the protein is MLGWGSNPKCNLGSPVQRAPPPSRSPQLLGKPGQTLPQDFDPCPGRQESGAPRAGGRKKREGAEATGTVYRRAGEPQPAVRPGAGVLPAQSRPPGPSRAATPRASGPGSRRSGGPGTRRQALREGWWRRGAGQRSRPRLPPGRGPRPPAPAPRPHAAAEPGAPPCRGPPRPCTPASSGSARSCPGSQVSTYALVEVPPRVKNVCSSTQNVPGAPKRTLAACGRSPPGAT